A region from the Salicibibacter cibarius genome encodes:
- the lhgO gene encoding L-2-hydroxyglutarate oxidase — MYDYIIIGGGIVGLSVSKAIYDRQPKAKILILEKEKEVAAHQTGHNSGVIHSGIYYKPGSLKAKFATAGNQSMKDFCRAHGIHFETCGKVIVATGQEEIPVMERLYERGKQNGLAVEKLNRVELAEVEPHVRGLAALRVPSAGIVDFKSVAKTLAALAVEKGGHVQLGAEVTGITEKADHVRVDTSKDSFSGTFMINCAGLHSDRVARLAGYHTDVKIVPFRGEYYKLRADRRSLVNHLVYPVPNPDFPFLGVHFTRMVNGEVEAGPNAVPGLKREGYRKRDASLRDTAEVLTYEGFWRIARQYAKTGMNEMARSFSKRTFVKGLQRLVPDVRAEDIVSAPAGVRAQALSSDGQLIDDFMFIKGKRSLHVCNAPSPAATASLEIGKEIVRQLD; from the coding sequence ATGTACGATTATATCATTATCGGCGGTGGTATCGTAGGGCTTTCGGTGAGCAAAGCCATTTATGATCGGCAACCGAAAGCAAAGATCCTTATTTTAGAAAAAGAAAAGGAGGTTGCCGCGCATCAAACCGGTCATAATAGCGGTGTGATTCACTCCGGCATTTATTATAAACCCGGAAGCCTGAAAGCAAAATTTGCAACGGCCGGCAATCAATCGATGAAAGACTTTTGTCGCGCGCACGGCATTCATTTTGAAACATGCGGTAAAGTGATTGTTGCGACCGGGCAAGAAGAAATTCCCGTTATGGAGCGATTGTATGAACGCGGGAAGCAAAATGGATTGGCCGTCGAAAAGCTGAATAGAGTGGAACTTGCAGAAGTAGAGCCCCATGTACGCGGATTAGCCGCTCTTCGAGTGCCGAGTGCCGGCATCGTTGATTTTAAAAGTGTGGCAAAAACGCTTGCGGCACTCGCCGTAGAGAAGGGCGGCCATGTGCAATTGGGCGCCGAAGTCACCGGTATCACCGAAAAAGCAGATCATGTACGTGTGGATACATCGAAAGACTCTTTTAGCGGAACATTTATGATTAATTGCGCCGGTCTGCATAGCGATCGTGTCGCCCGCTTGGCTGGGTATCATACGGATGTGAAAATCGTGCCATTTCGCGGGGAATATTACAAGTTAAGAGCTGACAGGCGCTCCCTAGTCAATCATTTAGTCTACCCTGTCCCGAATCCCGATTTTCCTTTCCTGGGGGTACATTTTACGCGGATGGTCAACGGGGAAGTGGAAGCCGGGCCGAATGCCGTTCCCGGATTAAAACGGGAAGGGTATAGGAAGCGGGACGCGAGCCTTCGCGATACGGCTGAAGTCCTTACATATGAAGGTTTTTGGCGAATTGCCCGCCAATATGCGAAAACCGGCATGAATGAAATGGCGCGGTCGTTTAGCAAGCGTACATTTGTAAAAGGTTTGCAGAGGTTGGTCCCCGACGTGCGAGCGGAAGATATTGTTTCTGCTCCTGCCGGAGTTAGAGCCCAGGCCTTATCCAGCGATGGGCAGCTGATTGACGACTTCATGTTTATCAAAGGGAAAAGAAGCCTGCACGTTTGCAACGCCCCTTCCCCGGCCGCTACCGCGTCGCTGGAGATTGGGAAGGAAATCGTGAGGCAGCTGGATTGA